From the Brienomyrus brachyistius isolate T26 unplaced genomic scaffold, BBRACH_0.4 scaffold39, whole genome shotgun sequence genome, one window contains:
- the LOC125722478 gene encoding protein NLRC3-like yields MKFLKVELKTFVSHLDQNYPECFEPQLDEDNDLDCDGQMQKTSVREVALKITLYILRTMKQNDLADMLDKRQLMLQEFKGKLKKQFECVFEGKAKEGQPTLLSEIYTELYITEGGTGAVNDEHEVRQIETASKKRRTEDTTVKCNDIFKPLCGRETPIRTVLTKGVAGIGKTVSVQKFILDWAEGKANQDVHFIFALPFRDLNLIKGEYSLIELLHRFVPELKSFQSTELFRYKILFIFDGLDECRLPLDFQNNESWFDVTKKTSLDVLLTNVIKGNLLPSALLWITSRPAAANQIPAKCVHQVTEIRGFSDAQKEEYFKKRFNDRSLASRIITHVKSSRSLFIMCHIPVFCWISATVLKRFFIETDRGEIPRTLTEMYTHFLIFQTSLKNDKYMKNQETKLKKYSKQFLLKLGNLAFDNLEKGHLIFYEQDLTENGIDVTETSVYSGVCTEVFKEEYGLYQEKVYCFVHLSIQEYLAALYVFLSNSSANLLKTAVDQALESKNGHLDLYLRFLLGLSTESSKTLLQRLLGQRRKRSHDINKITKYIKEKIKENLSPERTINLFHCLNELGDNSLVEEVQRYLNSGNISADDLSPAQYSALAFVMLMSDEELDVFDLKKYIRSDKQHCRLLPVVKNSRTALQWNQ; encoded by the exons atgaagttcctaaaggtcgagctgaagacgtttgtgagccacctagatcagaattacccagaatgttttgagcctcagctggacgaggacaatgacctggactgtgatggtcagatgcagaagaccagtgttagagaggtagctctgaagatcacactgtacatcctgaggactatgaagcaaaatgatcttgctgacatgctggacaaga gacagctcatgctaCAGGAATTCAAAggtaaacttaagaagcaatttgagtgtgtatttgaagggaaagctaaggaaggacagccaacacttctcagtgagatttacacagaactatacataactgaaggtgggactggagcagtcaatgatgaacatgaagtgagacagattgaaacagcatccaagaaaaggcgaacagaagatactacagtcaagtgcaatgatatatttaaacccttatgtgggcgtgagacacctatcagaactgtactcactaaaggggtggcaggtatcgggaaaacagtctctgtgcagaaattcattctcgactgggcagaaggaaaagcaaaccaggatgttcacttcatatttgctcttcctttccgggacctgaatttgattaagggtgaatacagtctgattgaactgcttcaccgctttgtcccagaactgaaatcatttcagtccactgagctgtttaggtacaaaatcttgttcatctttgatggcctggatgagtgtcgccttcctctggattttcagaacaatgagagctggtttgatgtaacaaagaaaacgtcactggatgtgctgttgactaatgtcattaaggggaatctgctcccatctgctctcctctggataacctcccggccagcagcagccaatcagatacctgctaagtgtgtccaccaggtgacagagatacgagggttcagtgatgcccagaaggaggaatatttcaagaagagatttaatgatcggagcctggccagcaggattatcacacatgtgaaatcatcaaggagcctcttcatcatgtgccacattcctgtgttctgctggatttcagccactgtgcttaagaggttTTTTAttgagactgacaggggagaaattccaaggactctgactgaaatgtacacacacttcctgatctttcagacaagtttaaaaaatgacaagtatatgaaaaaccaaGAAACTAAACTTAAGAAATACAGCAAGCAATTCCTTTTGAAACTTGGTAATCTTGCTTTTgataaccttgagaaaggccatctcatattttatgagcaagacctgacagagaatggcattgatgtcactgaaacttcagtttactctggagtgtgcacagaagtctttaaagaggagtatgggttgtaccaggagaaggtgtactgctttgtgcatctgagtatccaagagtatctcgctgctttatatgtgtttctgtcaaactcatcagctaacctgctgaagactgcagtggatcaggcattagagagcaaaaatggacacttggacctctacctccgcttcctcctgggcctctcaacagaatccagtaagactctgttacaaaggctgCTGGGACAGAGAAGAAAGAGATCACATGACATTAacaaaataaccaaatacatcaaggagaaaataaaggagaatttatctccagaaaggaccatcaacctgttccactgtctgaatgaactgggtgacaattctctagtagaagaagtacaaagatacctgaattcaggaaacatttcagcagatgacctctcacctgcacagtactcagctctggcctttgtgatgctgatgtcagatgaggagctggatgtgtttgatctgaagaaatacatcagatcagataaacagcactgcaggctgctgcctgtggtcaagaactccaggacggctct